The following proteins are co-located in the Stigmatella aurantiaca genome:
- a CDS encoding membrane dipeptidase gives MQRRTGLTPWKLFTLSLLSAFAWGQGGCNAVEEAEVAAPAAEAAPAEAAQPLAVTGFAELHHHMFAEEAFGGGWFHGSHTGTLSSCDGGLPESDHARVRMDLSSMLNLCPNSGSVNLGGVPLLSSLFGIGGAVGSEFLGKIEGTEGDTGIHLGRMNVPNQWPRWDTIAHQQSWEGWLQKAHQGGMSLVMISLVSNNFLCNALPYQNLKRPCDEMVDVDVQLQMARDFDARTGWAEIALSPAHARQIIASGKLAMVLSIESSKLFGSKDWRAELNRVHALGVRSLQPVHQLDNRFGGAAPHNAIFQVAQFLENCYIDTDCGITGNGFTLGFDVDSSCRNVKGLTADGKALVQEMMNRGMIIDAAHMSERSVQDTFSLSQANTYYPLFISHGHFREVMNPELASTEKTTPAWVVRYLRQSGGMFGLRTAHDETLEYSKSNVANNCQGSTRSLAQAYEFGRQGLKVPMGFGADFNGFIQQTRPRFGEHGACSAGFAVEADDQKNQQRVSGPGRVGSDLDIYGLAHVGLLPDVVKDLKQLGVNTTGLESSAETFIRMWERANSPRSGVADAALDIDTSGVKPYVAKATREAAYPQICGKRYAPASKTFGESCRFDQECGSGTCSADDACGETTGTCVCKSHADCGSTQYCGWGLNEGKCQPKKAKGAICANGYECLSNSCSWLTCR, from the coding sequence ATGCAGCGTCGCACCGGCCTCACGCCCTGGAAGCTGTTCACCCTCTCGCTTCTGTCCGCCTTCGCGTGGGGGCAGGGGGGCTGTAACGCCGTCGAGGAGGCCGAGGTCGCTGCGCCCGCCGCCGAGGCCGCTCCCGCCGAGGCCGCGCAGCCGCTGGCCGTGACGGGCTTCGCCGAGCTTCACCACCACATGTTCGCCGAGGAGGCCTTCGGGGGCGGCTGGTTTCACGGGAGCCACACCGGCACCCTGTCGAGCTGCGATGGCGGCCTGCCCGAGAGCGATCACGCCCGGGTGCGCATGGATCTCAGCTCCATGCTCAACCTGTGCCCCAACTCGGGCAGCGTGAACCTGGGCGGCGTGCCGCTCCTGTCCTCGCTGTTCGGCATTGGCGGGGCCGTGGGCTCGGAGTTCCTTGGCAAGATTGAGGGCACCGAGGGCGACACCGGCATCCACCTGGGCCGCATGAACGTGCCGAACCAGTGGCCGCGCTGGGACACCATCGCCCACCAGCAGTCGTGGGAGGGCTGGCTCCAGAAGGCCCACCAGGGTGGCATGTCCCTGGTGATGATCTCCCTGGTGAGCAACAACTTTCTCTGCAACGCGCTGCCCTACCAGAACCTCAAGCGCCCGTGCGATGAGATGGTGGACGTCGACGTGCAGCTCCAGATGGCGCGGGACTTCGATGCGCGCACGGGCTGGGCGGAGATCGCCCTGAGCCCGGCCCATGCCCGGCAGATCATCGCCTCGGGCAAGCTGGCGATGGTGCTCTCCATCGAGTCGAGCAAGCTGTTCGGCAGCAAGGACTGGCGCGCGGAGCTCAACCGCGTCCACGCGCTCGGCGTGCGCTCGCTCCAGCCCGTGCACCAGCTCGACAACCGCTTCGGCGGCGCGGCGCCCCACAACGCCATCTTCCAGGTCGCCCAGTTCCTGGAGAATTGCTACATCGACACCGACTGCGGCATCACTGGCAACGGGTTCACCCTCGGCTTCGACGTGGACTCCAGCTGCCGCAACGTCAAGGGGCTGACCGCCGACGGCAAGGCGCTCGTCCAGGAGATGATGAACCGCGGGATGATCATCGACGCGGCGCACATGTCCGAGCGCAGCGTGCAGGACACCTTCTCGCTCTCCCAGGCCAACACCTACTACCCGCTGTTCATCTCCCACGGCCACTTCCGCGAGGTGATGAACCCGGAGCTGGCCTCCACCGAGAAGACGACGCCCGCCTGGGTGGTGCGCTACCTGCGCCAGTCCGGAGGCATGTTCGGCCTGCGCACCGCGCACGACGAGACGCTGGAGTACTCGAAGTCCAACGTCGCCAACAACTGCCAGGGCTCCACGCGCTCGCTGGCCCAGGCCTACGAGTTCGGCCGCCAGGGGCTGAAGGTGCCCATGGGCTTCGGCGCGGACTTCAACGGCTTCATCCAGCAGACCCGCCCGCGCTTCGGGGAGCACGGGGCGTGCTCGGCCGGCTTCGCCGTCGAGGCGGATGACCAGAAGAACCAGCAGCGCGTCTCGGGCCCGGGCCGTGTGGGCTCGGACCTCGACATCTACGGCCTGGCCCACGTGGGCCTGCTGCCGGACGTGGTGAAGGACCTGAAGCAGCTGGGCGTGAACACCACCGGCCTGGAGAGCTCGGCCGAGACGTTCATCCGCATGTGGGAGCGCGCCAACAGCCCCCGCAGCGGCGTGGCGGACGCGGCGCTGGACATCGACACCAGCGGGGTGAAGCCCTACGTCGCCAAGGCCACCCGCGAGGCGGCGTACCCGCAGATCTGCGGCAAGCGCTACGCCCCCGCCTCCAAGACGTTCGGTGAGAGCTGCCGCTTCGACCAGGAGTGCGGCAGCGGCACGTGCAGCGCGGATGACGCGTGTGGCGAGACCACCGGCACCTGCGTCTGCAAGTCCCATGCGGACTGCGGCTCCACCCAGTACTGCGGGTGGGGGCTCAACGAGGGCAAGTGCCAGCCCAAGAAGGCCAAGGGCGCCATCTGCGCCAACGGCTACGAGTGCCTCTCGAACTCGTGCAGCTGGCTGACCTGCCGCTAG
- a CDS encoding dihydrolipoamide acetyltransferase family protein, protein MAHFEFKLPDLGEGVMEGELVKWHVKEGDTVKEDQVLAEVMTDKATVTVPSPKAGRVLKTHGKEGEVAKVHQLLVTIEIEGAAPAQEAGPASAPATQAAAAAPAQAAGADGSPSGNKVLATPLTRRMAREHGLDLAAIAGTGPQGRVTKADVVAALEAKPSSNEVRAPAPAAPARAPAPLVTGRSDERVPLRGLRKKIAEKMVRSKFTMPHFAFVEEVDGTELVRLRKRLNTQLQTAGESTKLTFLPFIVKAVIAALKKFPHLNANFDEAAQELVVRGEFNIGIAAATPDGLTVAVVRNADRLTLRELAQEIARLGTAARERKLKMEELTGGTFTITSLGQSGGLFATPIINHPEVGILGVHKLRKRPVVRDDEIAIREMMNLSLSCDHRVIDGSVAADFVYEVIKYLEHPDMLFLAMA, encoded by the coding sequence ATGGCTCATTTCGAATTCAAGCTCCCCGATCTCGGTGAAGGCGTGATGGAGGGTGAGCTCGTCAAGTGGCACGTGAAAGAAGGGGACACGGTCAAGGAGGACCAGGTCCTCGCCGAGGTGATGACCGACAAGGCCACCGTCACCGTGCCCAGCCCCAAGGCCGGCCGCGTCCTCAAGACGCACGGCAAAGAGGGCGAGGTGGCCAAGGTCCATCAGCTCCTGGTGACGATCGAGATCGAAGGGGCCGCCCCCGCGCAGGAGGCGGGCCCTGCGAGCGCCCCGGCGACCCAGGCGGCCGCCGCCGCGCCGGCCCAGGCCGCGGGGGCCGATGGCTCCCCGTCCGGGAACAAGGTGCTGGCCACGCCGCTCACCCGGCGCATGGCGCGCGAGCACGGCCTGGATCTGGCGGCGATCGCTGGGACGGGCCCTCAGGGCCGGGTGACGAAGGCGGACGTGGTGGCGGCCCTGGAGGCCAAGCCCTCGTCCAACGAGGTGCGCGCTCCGGCGCCCGCGGCCCCCGCCCGGGCGCCCGCGCCGCTCGTCACGGGCCGCTCGGATGAGCGCGTCCCGCTGCGGGGCCTGCGCAAGAAGATCGCCGAGAAGATGGTGCGCTCGAAGTTCACGATGCCGCACTTCGCCTTCGTGGAGGAGGTGGATGGCACGGAGCTGGTGCGCCTGCGCAAGCGCCTCAACACGCAGCTCCAGACGGCCGGGGAGTCCACGAAGCTGACCTTCCTGCCCTTCATCGTGAAGGCGGTCATCGCCGCGCTGAAGAAGTTCCCCCACCTCAACGCCAACTTCGACGAGGCGGCGCAGGAGCTGGTCGTCCGGGGCGAGTTCAACATCGGCATCGCGGCGGCCACGCCGGACGGCCTCACGGTGGCGGTGGTGCGCAACGCGGACCGGCTGACGCTGCGCGAGCTGGCCCAGGAGATTGCCCGCCTGGGGACGGCCGCCCGCGAGCGCAAGCTCAAGATGGAGGAGCTGACGGGCGGCACCTTCACCATCACCTCGCTGGGGCAGAGCGGCGGCCTGTTCGCCACGCCCATCATCAACCACCCCGAGGTGGGCATCCTGGGCGTCCACAAGCTGCGCAAGCGCCCGGTGGTCCGGGATGACGAGATCGCCATCCGCGAGATGATGAACCTGTCGCTGTCGTGCGATCACCGCGTCATCGACGGCTCGGTGGCCGCGGACTTCGTGTACGAGGTCATCAAGTATCTGGAGCACCCGGACATGCTGTTCCTCGCCATGGCGTGA
- the lpdA gene encoding dihydrolipoyl dehydrogenase gives MAETFDVVIIGSGPGGYVGAIRAAQLGLKTAIIEKDKRLGGTCLHRGCIPTKSLLWTAELFHHIHEAADFGIDVASPVINWANAQKHKEKVVTKGANGIDYLMKKNKISVFKGHGRIAGKGKVEVTAEDGSKQTLDTKNIIIATGSVPKSLPNVQVDHKKVLNSDSILLIDRVPKSIIVLGAGAVGCEFASVFNHVGSQTAIVEYMPNLLPIEDIDASKELEKIFKKRKIDVHTGAKVEKVEHTATGVKVTMTVGSETKTIEAELLLSAVGRAPVTEDVGLQKTGIQPERGYIKVDQMMRTSEPNVYAIGDVVPTAMLAHVASAEAVLAVEHIAGKNPTPINYDLVPSATYCYPEVASVGLSEKKAKERGYDVKTAIFPFSAVTKASISNEGHGMVKVVSDKKYDEVLGVHLVGPHATELLAEACVALRLEITTEELAHTMHAHPTLSEILKEGAEATLGHPIHI, from the coding sequence GTGGCTGAGACGTTTGACGTGGTGATCATCGGTTCCGGCCCCGGCGGCTACGTGGGTGCCATCCGGGCGGCTCAGCTGGGCCTGAAGACGGCCATCATCGAGAAGGACAAGCGCCTGGGGGGCACGTGCCTCCACCGGGGCTGCATCCCGACCAAGTCCCTGCTGTGGACCGCGGAGCTGTTCCACCACATCCACGAGGCGGCCGACTTCGGCATCGACGTGGCCAGCCCGGTCATCAACTGGGCCAACGCCCAGAAGCACAAGGAGAAGGTGGTCACCAAGGGTGCCAACGGCATCGACTACCTGATGAAGAAGAACAAGATCTCCGTGTTCAAGGGCCACGGCCGCATCGCCGGCAAGGGCAAGGTGGAGGTGACGGCGGAGGACGGCTCCAAGCAGACGCTGGACACCAAGAACATCATCATCGCCACGGGCTCGGTGCCCAAGTCCCTGCCCAACGTGCAGGTGGACCACAAGAAGGTCCTCAACAGCGACTCCATCCTGCTCATCGACCGGGTGCCCAAGAGCATCATCGTGCTGGGCGCGGGCGCGGTGGGCTGTGAGTTCGCCTCCGTCTTCAACCACGTGGGCAGCCAGACGGCCATCGTCGAGTACATGCCCAACCTGCTGCCCATCGAGGACATCGACGCCTCGAAGGAGCTGGAGAAGATCTTCAAGAAGCGGAAGATCGACGTGCACACCGGCGCCAAGGTGGAGAAGGTGGAGCACACCGCCACGGGCGTGAAGGTGACGATGACGGTGGGCAGCGAGACCAAGACGATCGAGGCCGAGCTGCTGCTGTCCGCGGTGGGCCGGGCGCCGGTGACCGAGGATGTGGGTCTGCAGAAGACCGGCATCCAGCCCGAGCGCGGCTACATCAAGGTCGATCAGATGATGCGCACCTCGGAGCCCAACGTGTACGCCATCGGCGACGTCGTCCCCACGGCGATGCTGGCGCACGTGGCGAGCGCCGAGGCGGTGCTGGCGGTGGAGCACATCGCGGGCAAGAACCCCACGCCCATCAACTACGATCTCGTGCCGTCGGCCACCTACTGCTACCCCGAAGTGGCCTCGGTGGGCCTCTCGGAGAAGAAGGCCAAGGAGCGCGGCTACGACGTGAAGACGGCGATCTTCCCGTTCAGCGCCGTCACCAAGGCCTCCATCTCCAACGAGGGCCACGGCATGGTGAAGGTCGTCTCCGACAAGAAGTATGACGAGGTGCTGGGCGTTCACCTCGTGGGCCCGCACGCCACCGAGCTGCTGGCCGAGGCCTGCGTGGCGCTCCGCCTGGAGATCACCACCGAGGAGCTCGCGCACACCATGCACGCGCACCCGACGCTCTCCGAAATCCTCAAGGAAGGCGCCGAGGCCACGCTGGGTCACCCGATCCACATCTGA
- a CDS encoding ClpX C4-type zinc finger protein, giving the protein MANPREHIRAAQAAELRGDTAAAISELLKAAELYRQTGSFARALQLLRHARALDPEREDLSEEVKQLEWLPDTARGRILEEPETREVDLELTAETTPEMAGRQRVIDAAMRGVSPGGGRAGAQDEVQRWLVENGPGKEKKASEAASAASQRALEWALEHAQDEDALMATSRKGIAEPQDGEEAPQELAALSSPGKDATEEPSLIERGPTRADPSMDAWCSFCCRPRGEVGELVAGPAGAFICSGCTGESRSLLGLTGPEAAPAARPPSPPRAAGGGPEVFALVGQAEPQAQLEKGILAGARRMLILGPEGVGKTVWFQALAKRVMGTVMTFEALEQGTGGGVALLEDVDRLPPEAQARLGAFLGRHPDRVVLMSARGSLSADPPILLKGGAGSLPVRTTEALSKAVQGGLAQTLLEQVQLCVALQAPSEAEYAEIARRRLAPRSPEVTVSPEVVAAFAAEAVRSPRAGHELNALLNRVLAGSWSIEVPKPAAKPAAKRSRRKKVEP; this is encoded by the coding sequence ATGGCCAATCCTCGCGAACACATCCGGGCTGCGCAGGCCGCGGAACTCAGAGGCGACACCGCGGCCGCCATCTCCGAGCTGCTCAAGGCGGCGGAACTCTACCGGCAGACCGGGAGCTTCGCCCGTGCCCTCCAGTTGCTGCGTCACGCCCGCGCGTTGGATCCGGAGCGGGAGGACCTCTCCGAGGAGGTGAAGCAGCTCGAGTGGCTGCCCGACACCGCGCGGGGGCGCATCCTGGAGGAGCCCGAGACCCGGGAGGTCGACCTGGAGCTCACGGCGGAGACCACGCCGGAGATGGCCGGGCGCCAGCGTGTCATCGACGCGGCGATGCGTGGGGTGAGCCCCGGCGGGGGCCGGGCCGGCGCGCAGGATGAAGTCCAGCGCTGGCTCGTCGAGAACGGTCCGGGCAAGGAGAAGAAGGCCTCCGAGGCGGCCTCCGCCGCGAGCCAGCGGGCCCTGGAGTGGGCCCTGGAGCATGCCCAGGACGAAGACGCCCTGATGGCCACGTCCCGGAAGGGGATTGCCGAGCCGCAGGACGGGGAGGAGGCGCCCCAGGAACTCGCCGCGCTTTCCTCGCCCGGGAAGGATGCAACCGAGGAGCCCTCCCTCATCGAGCGGGGCCCGACCCGGGCCGATCCGTCCATGGATGCTTGGTGCTCGTTCTGCTGCCGTCCCCGGGGGGAAGTGGGAGAGCTGGTGGCGGGGCCCGCGGGAGCCTTCATCTGCTCTGGGTGCACCGGGGAGTCCCGGTCGCTGCTCGGGCTGACCGGACCGGAGGCGGCCCCTGCGGCGCGTCCCCCGAGCCCCCCGCGCGCGGCGGGAGGCGGCCCGGAGGTGTTCGCGCTCGTGGGCCAGGCGGAGCCCCAGGCACAGCTGGAGAAGGGCATCCTGGCAGGGGCCCGGCGGATGTTGATCCTCGGCCCCGAGGGGGTGGGGAAGACCGTGTGGTTCCAGGCGCTGGCCAAGCGGGTGATGGGCACGGTGATGACCTTCGAGGCGCTGGAGCAGGGGACGGGGGGCGGGGTGGCGCTCCTGGAGGACGTGGACCGGCTGCCCCCGGAGGCGCAGGCCCGGCTCGGGGCCTTCCTGGGCCGGCATCCGGACCGCGTGGTGTTGATGAGCGCGCGGGGGAGCCTGAGCGCGGATCCTCCGATCCTGCTCAAAGGGGGCGCGGGAAGCCTTCCGGTGCGCACCACCGAGGCACTCTCCAAGGCGGTGCAGGGCGGCCTGGCCCAGACGCTGCTGGAGCAGGTCCAGTTGTGCGTCGCGCTCCAGGCGCCCTCCGAAGCCGAGTACGCGGAGATCGCCCGCAGGCGGCTGGCGCCCCGGTCCCCGGAGGTCACCGTCTCCCCGGAGGTGGTCGCCGCCTTCGCGGCGGAGGCCGTGCGCTCCCCCCGGGCCGGCCATGAGCTGAATGCGTTGCTGAACCGGGTGCTGGCCGGCTCCTGGAGCATCGAGGTCCCCAAGCCCGCCGCCAAGCCCGCCGCCAAGCGCAGCCGGCGAAAGAAGGTGGAGCCGTGA
- the lipA gene encoding lipoyl synthase, translating into MATPDRFPLPQVSESTRKPEWLKVRLPHGEGYERVKAIVKRTKLSTVCEEARCPNIAECWGGGTATVMLMGEVCTRACRFCHVKVGAPPPLDPMEPVHLAQAVREMDLEYIVVTSVNRDDRPDGGASHFALAIRELRKESPKTIVEVLIPDFKGVEKDLTTVAEARPHVVAHNVETVERLTPTVRDRRAGYRQSLRVLEYLKRRPEGLYTKSSVMVGLGETDSELEQTFKDLREAGVDVLTLGQYLQPSQYHLRVERFVTPAQFQAYKTLAESYGFLYVASGPLVRSSYRAAEFFMKGLMERERLERIG; encoded by the coding sequence ATGGCGACTCCCGATCGGTTCCCGCTTCCCCAGGTCTCCGAGAGCACCCGTAAACCCGAGTGGTTGAAGGTGCGCCTCCCGCATGGGGAGGGCTACGAGCGGGTCAAGGCCATCGTCAAACGCACGAAGCTGTCCACGGTGTGCGAGGAGGCCCGCTGCCCCAACATCGCCGAGTGCTGGGGCGGAGGCACCGCCACGGTGATGCTCATGGGCGAGGTGTGCACCCGGGCGTGCCGCTTCTGCCACGTGAAGGTGGGCGCGCCCCCGCCGTTGGATCCGATGGAGCCGGTGCACCTGGCCCAGGCCGTGCGGGAGATGGACCTGGAGTACATCGTCGTCACGTCCGTGAACCGCGATGACCGGCCGGACGGCGGCGCCAGCCACTTCGCGCTGGCCATCCGCGAGCTGCGCAAGGAGAGCCCCAAGACGATCGTCGAGGTGCTCATCCCGGACTTCAAGGGCGTGGAGAAGGACCTGACCACGGTGGCCGAGGCCCGGCCGCACGTGGTGGCCCACAACGTGGAGACCGTCGAGCGCCTGACGCCCACGGTGCGCGACCGGCGCGCCGGTTACCGCCAGTCCCTGCGCGTGCTGGAGTACCTCAAGCGCCGCCCCGAGGGGCTCTACACCAAGAGCTCCGTCATGGTGGGGCTGGGCGAGACGGATTCCGAGCTGGAGCAGACCTTCAAGGATCTGCGCGAGGCGGGCGTGGACGTGCTCACCCTGGGCCAGTACCTCCAGCCGTCCCAGTACCACCTGCGCGTGGAGCGCTTCGTCACCCCGGCGCAGTTCCAGGCGTACAAGACGCTGGCCGAGTCCTACGGCTTCCTCTATGTGGCCTCGGGTCCCCTGGTGCGCTCCAGCTACCGGGCCGCCGAGTTCTTCATGAAGGGACTCATGGAGCGCGAGCGCCTGGAGCGCATCGGTTAG
- a CDS encoding MBL fold metallo-hydrolase: MRRSQTEAPPAKGTQPAKTPFHIRFWGVRGSIPSPGPHTRRYGGNTPCVEMGVGEELFIFDLGTGARPLGDHLMAKEKAVQASIFLSHYHYDHLQGLPFFTPIFQPRNAFTFYGSPRNGQSLKEILSGQMMQPYFPVTAEGTFRAQLKYRDVHAGDALTVGPASIRTLELNHPGGNLGYRVECEGRSVVYATDIEQSEEGDARFFAFAKGADLLIYDSMYTEDEYCGRHGPPRTGWGHSTWQTAVRAANESQAKTLVLFHHDPSRDDAGMTRLLRQVRKHRPEAIAAREQMVLQVK; this comes from the coding sequence TTGCGTCGGTCTCAGACCGAGGCGCCGCCGGCGAAAGGTACCCAACCCGCCAAGACGCCGTTCCACATCCGCTTCTGGGGAGTGCGAGGGTCCATCCCCTCTCCCGGCCCCCACACCCGCCGCTACGGGGGCAATACCCCGTGCGTGGAGATGGGCGTGGGCGAGGAGCTGTTCATCTTCGATCTGGGCACCGGGGCCCGGCCGCTGGGCGATCACCTCATGGCGAAGGAGAAGGCCGTCCAGGCCTCCATCTTCCTGTCGCACTACCACTACGATCACCTGCAGGGCCTGCCGTTCTTCACGCCCATCTTCCAGCCTCGGAACGCCTTCACCTTCTACGGCTCGCCGCGCAACGGCCAGTCGCTGAAGGAGATCCTCTCGGGGCAGATGATGCAGCCCTACTTCCCGGTGACGGCCGAGGGCACGTTCCGCGCGCAGCTGAAGTACCGCGATGTCCACGCGGGCGATGCGCTCACCGTGGGCCCCGCGAGCATCCGCACCCTGGAGCTGAACCACCCGGGCGGCAACCTCGGCTACCGCGTGGAGTGTGAGGGCCGCTCGGTGGTGTACGCCACGGACATCGAGCAGAGCGAGGAGGGCGATGCCCGCTTCTTCGCGTTCGCCAAGGGCGCCGACCTGCTCATCTACGACTCGATGTACACCGAGGACGAGTACTGCGGCCGCCATGGTCCGCCCCGGACGGGCTGGGGCCACTCCACCTGGCAGACCGCGGTGCGCGCGGCCAACGAGTCCCAGGCGAAGACGCTGGTGCTCTTCCACCATGATCCGTCCCGCGACGATGCGGGCATGACGCGCCTGCTGCGCCAGGTGCGCAAGCACCGCCCCGAGGCCATCGCCGCCCGGGAGCAGATGGTGCTTCAGGTCAAATGA
- the lipB gene encoding lipoyl(octanoyl) transferase LipB → MSTLTVYRLGQVEYGDGLTLMQRFADARRQGLVGDSLLLLEHPPVLTLGRGAKRENLLASTERLQTEGVEVFETNRGGDVTYHGPGQIVGYPVFQLMEERRDVRRYVRDVERCVLQTLAEYGLHANIIPKWPGVWLGEEGSPEARKIAAIGVHISRWLTTHGFALNVNTHLPHFNLIVPCGIREAGVTSMQRELGRPISVPEVEEALARHFCTVFESERQAPAVAPLKTVSVVLMRGHGPEARVLLARRIPERGGFWQILTGRVEAGESAAQAAARELEEETGLRLPVTPLDYRHAFALGEQLPPRLVEETAFVAWCPEGQAVRLGPEHDAQEWVEVPTALERLPFLGLREAIRRAVKATGGAAASAPALI, encoded by the coding sequence GTGAGCACGCTGACGGTGTACCGGCTCGGCCAGGTGGAATACGGGGATGGGCTCACGCTGATGCAGCGCTTCGCGGATGCGCGGCGCCAGGGGCTCGTGGGTGACTCGCTGCTCCTGCTGGAGCATCCCCCCGTGCTCACGCTGGGCCGGGGCGCCAAGCGCGAGAACCTCCTGGCCAGCACGGAGCGGCTCCAGACGGAAGGCGTGGAGGTCTTCGAGACGAACCGGGGCGGCGACGTCACCTACCACGGCCCGGGCCAGATCGTCGGCTATCCCGTCTTCCAGCTCATGGAGGAGCGCCGGGATGTGCGCCGCTACGTGCGGGACGTGGAGCGCTGCGTCCTCCAGACGCTGGCGGAGTACGGGCTCCACGCCAACATCATCCCCAAGTGGCCGGGGGTGTGGCTGGGCGAAGAGGGTTCACCGGAGGCCCGGAAGATCGCCGCCATCGGGGTCCACATCTCCCGCTGGCTGACGACGCACGGCTTCGCGCTCAACGTCAACACGCACCTGCCGCACTTCAACCTCATCGTGCCGTGTGGCATCCGGGAGGCGGGCGTCACCTCCATGCAGCGTGAACTGGGGCGTCCCATCTCCGTGCCCGAGGTGGAGGAGGCCCTCGCCCGGCACTTCTGCACCGTCTTCGAGAGCGAGCGGCAGGCGCCCGCGGTGGCCCCCCTGAAGACGGTCAGCGTCGTGCTGATGCGGGGGCATGGCCCGGAGGCCCGGGTGCTCCTGGCCCGCCGCATCCCCGAGCGGGGCGGCTTCTGGCAGATCCTCACCGGGCGGGTGGAGGCGGGCGAGAGCGCGGCGCAGGCCGCGGCGCGTGAACTGGAAGAGGAGACCGGCCTGCGGCTGCCCGTGACGCCGCTGGATTACCGGCACGCCTTCGCGCTCGGGGAGCAGCTGCCCCCGCGGCTCGTGGAGGAGACGGCGTTCGTGGCGTGGTGCCCGGAGGGCCAGGCGGTGCGGCTCGGGCCCGAGCACGACGCCCAGGAATGGGTGGAGGTGCCCACCGCGCTGGAGCGGCTGCCCTTCCTGGGGCTGCGGGAGGCCATCCGGCGGGCGGTGAAGGCCACGGGGGGCGCCGCGGCCAGCGCCCCCGCGCTCATTTGA
- a CDS encoding YcaO-like family protein — protein sequence MSLREARETYLRAMPQGELELFRIDGLDRLSVPVVAGSLRVPNGLWFLSYGYGSTQEEAEVSALGELAEYVFTSQALGTMPLFEGSYSELVQSRGARGVADPLTLGLPVGSPYHPDMPLTWVEMRRFATGERVLVPEEYIVSYPEQRRGRSASLITPITNGQGAGLSFSQALAHALLEILQRDGNGLQFRAMDQGTVLDLEGADLPASVVSLLEHYRRAGIEVVAKLASTEFGIANVYVVGNDPNPGEQPLMVTSCGEAADPDRDRALRKAVLEYAASRSRKAFMHGPLEAVNRVAPAGYLNRFLPLLDLHLEETRALNSMMEWASMPLSVLRKLTSSTLHCRHKVPFGSLPQSAVAGEPTARCAQVVERLQAAGFDILVADLPAEDGSAHVVKALVPGLEVETMSYYRIGERNLTRLLSRGDPLVGLGAPPEGALPVRLTAEAQERVGGPAWFNVRLAEQRVGRLYPLYREPSDHSVQMALKSRRYGGA from the coding sequence ATGAGCTTGAGAGAAGCCCGGGAAACCTATCTCCGCGCGATGCCCCAGGGAGAGCTGGAGTTGTTCCGCATCGATGGCCTGGACCGGCTGAGCGTGCCGGTCGTCGCGGGCAGCCTCCGGGTGCCCAACGGGCTGTGGTTCCTCTCCTACGGCTATGGCAGCACGCAGGAGGAGGCCGAGGTCAGCGCGCTGGGGGAGCTGGCCGAGTATGTGTTCACCAGCCAGGCCCTGGGCACCATGCCCCTGTTCGAGGGCAGCTACAGCGAGCTGGTGCAAAGCCGCGGCGCCCGGGGCGTGGCGGATCCGCTCACCCTGGGGTTGCCCGTGGGCAGCCCCTACCACCCGGACATGCCGCTGACCTGGGTGGAGATGAGGCGGTTCGCCACGGGCGAGCGCGTGCTGGTGCCGGAGGAGTACATCGTCAGCTACCCCGAGCAGCGCCGGGGGCGCTCGGCCTCGCTCATCACCCCCATCACCAATGGCCAGGGCGCGGGGCTGAGCTTCTCCCAGGCGCTGGCCCACGCCCTGCTGGAGATCCTCCAGCGCGACGGCAACGGCCTGCAGTTCCGGGCCATGGACCAGGGCACGGTGCTGGATCTGGAGGGCGCCGACCTGCCGGCCTCCGTCGTGTCGCTGCTGGAGCACTACCGCCGCGCGGGCATCGAGGTGGTGGCGAAGCTGGCCAGCACCGAGTTCGGCATCGCCAACGTGTACGTGGTGGGCAATGACCCGAACCCCGGCGAGCAGCCGCTGATGGTCACCTCCTGTGGCGAGGCGGCGGACCCGGACCGGGACCGGGCCCTGCGCAAGGCGGTGCTGGAGTACGCCGCCTCCCGGTCGCGCAAGGCCTTCATGCACGGGCCCCTGGAGGCCGTGAACCGCGTGGCCCCGGCCGGGTACCTGAACCGGTTCCTGCCGTTGTTGGATCTGCACCTGGAGGAGACGCGCGCCCTCAACTCCATGATGGAGTGGGCCAGCATGCCCCTCAGCGTCCTGCGCAAGCTGACCTCCAGCACGCTCCACTGCCGCCACAAGGTCCCCTTCGGCTCGCTGCCCCAGTCGGCCGTGGCCGGGGAGCCCACCGCGCGCTGCGCGCAGGTGGTGGAGCGGCTCCAGGCGGCGGGCTTCGACATCCTGGTGGCGGACCTGCCGGCGGAGGATGGCTCCGCCCACGTCGTCAAGGCGCTCGTCCCCGGGCTCGAGGTGGAGACGATGTCCTACTACCGCATCGGTGAGCGCAACCTGACCCGCTTGCTGTCGCGGGGAGACCCGCTGGTGGGCCTCGGGGCGCCGCCCGAGGGCGCGCTGCCCGTGCGGCTGACCGCGGAGGCCCAGGAGCGGGTGGGGGGCCCTGCCTGGTTCAACGTCCGGCTGGCCGAGCAGCGCGTGGGGCGGCTCTATCCGCTCTACCGCGAGCCGAGTGACCACAGCGTCCAGATGGCCCTGAAGTCCCGCCGCTACGGCGGGGCCTGA